A section of the Paenibacillus yonginensis genome encodes:
- a CDS encoding DinB family protein, whose amino-acid sequence MVNRPSAEEYPAYYQGYIELVPDGEITDLLAGKLNDVGDWIDQLPEELGEYRYAPEKWTFKEVLGHMIETERIMSYRLLCVARGDQTPLPGFDENEYVSNAAVVSRTFEEIAKDYTAVRTATLTLLSGLSEEAWPRKGTVNGNPTTVRALAYIIAGHELHTLGILKERYLKK is encoded by the coding sequence ATGGTCAACAGACCTTCAGCGGAGGAATATCCCGCTTATTATCAAGGATACATAGAGCTGGTCCCTGACGGGGAAATTACAGATTTGCTGGCCGGCAAGCTGAATGATGTGGGAGACTGGATCGATCAGCTTCCCGAGGAGCTTGGGGAATATCGCTACGCACCGGAGAAATGGACGTTTAAAGAGGTATTGGGACATATGATCGAGACCGAGCGGATCATGAGCTACCGTTTGCTTTGTGTGGCAAGAGGGGATCAAACGCCGCTGCCCGGCTTTGACGAAAATGAATATGTAAGCAACGCGGCCGTGGTCAGCCGGACTTTCGAAGAGATCGCCAAAGATTATACGGCTGTGCGGACCGCCACCTTGACGCTGCTCAGCGGATTATCCGAAGAGGCCTGGCCGCGCAAAGGTACGGTTAACGGGAACCCGACCACGGTGCGGGCGCTGGCTTATATTATTGCCGGGCACGAGCTGCATACGCTTGGGATCTTGAAGGAGCGGTATTTGAAAAAGTAA
- the hydA gene encoding dihydropyrimidinase produces the protein MTRKLIRNGVIVTAADTYKGDILIENGVITAIGLDLPAAGAEIIDASGCYVFPGGVDPHTHLDMPFGGTVTVDDFESGTIAAAFGGTTTVIDFCLTSKGEPLGKAVDIWHAKSRDKAVIDYGFHLMVSELSDAVLEELPQMIENEGITSLKVFMAYKNTFQADDGTLFKTLQMAKQEGALVMVHAENGDVIEYLVEQALEAGQTDPIYHALTRPPELEGEATGRAIYLTELTGAQLYVVHVTCAEAALKIAEARKKGLRIYGETCPQYLVLDQSYLEKPDFEGAKYVWSPPLREAWNQEVLWSALASGGLQTLGSDQCSFNFKGQKELGRGDFSKIPNGGPTIEDRFTLLYSEGVEKGRLTLNQFVDIVSTTSAKLFGLFPRKGTIAVGSDADIVLFDPSVTRTLSAETHHMKVDYSAFEGMEVKGEPVSVLSRGEFVIRDKRFVGQAGRGQYLRRSRFGESAASPAAAQPSGSVS, from the coding sequence ATGACCAGGAAGCTTATCCGAAATGGCGTAATCGTAACGGCGGCAGACACTTATAAAGGAGACATATTAATTGAAAATGGTGTCATTACGGCCATTGGCCTTGATCTGCCGGCGGCGGGCGCGGAGATCATTGATGCGTCCGGCTGTTATGTATTCCCGGGAGGCGTTGATCCGCATACCCATCTGGATATGCCGTTTGGCGGCACCGTGACCGTGGATGATTTCGAAAGCGGCACGATTGCCGCGGCGTTCGGCGGCACCACGACGGTGATCGACTTCTGTCTGACGAGCAAAGGCGAGCCGCTCGGCAAGGCGGTTGACATTTGGCATGCCAAGTCCCGCGACAAGGCCGTCATTGATTATGGCTTTCATCTGATGGTCTCCGAGCTTAGCGATGCGGTGCTGGAGGAGCTGCCGCAAATGATTGAGAATGAAGGCATCACTTCGCTGAAGGTATTTATGGCTTACAAAAATACCTTTCAGGCCGACGATGGCACCTTGTTCAAGACGCTGCAAATGGCCAAGCAGGAAGGCGCGCTTGTTATGGTGCATGCCGAGAACGGCGATGTGATCGAATATCTGGTGGAGCAGGCTTTGGAGGCGGGGCAGACCGATCCGATCTATCATGCGCTGACCCGGCCGCCTGAGCTGGAGGGGGAAGCGACTGGCCGAGCGATTTATTTAACCGAGCTGACCGGCGCCCAGCTCTACGTGGTGCACGTGACCTGCGCCGAAGCCGCCCTGAAAATTGCCGAGGCCCGCAAGAAAGGACTGCGCATTTACGGCGAGACCTGTCCGCAGTATTTGGTGCTCGATCAGTCGTATCTGGAGAAACCGGATTTTGAAGGCGCCAAATATGTGTGGTCGCCTCCGCTGCGTGAAGCGTGGAACCAGGAGGTGCTGTGGAGCGCCTTGGCCAGTGGCGGGCTGCAGACGCTGGGATCCGATCAATGCTCCTTTAATTTTAAAGGACAAAAGGAATTGGGCCGCGGCGACTTCTCGAAAATTCCGAACGGAGGTCCGACCATCGAGGACCGATTTACGCTTTTGTATTCTGAAGGGGTGGAGAAAGGTCGTCTTACGCTCAACCAGTTCGTAGACATTGTGTCCACAACAAGCGCAAAGCTGTTCGGGTTATTCCCGCGCAAAGGCACGATCGCAGTGGGGAGCGATGCGGACATAGTCCTTTTTGACCCGTCTGTCACCCGGACCTTGTCGGCGGAGACCCACCATATGAAGGTGGATTACAGTGCTTTTGAAGGCATGGAGGTAAAAGGCGAGCCGGTATCCGTATTAAGCCGCGGCGAATTTGTGATCCGGGACAAAAGGTTTGTCGGTCAAGCAGGCCGGGGGCAATATTTGCGCCGCAGCCGGTTTGGCGAATCGGCAGCTTCTCCGGCTGCAGCACAGCCAAGCGGGAGCGTGAGCTGA
- the preA gene encoding NAD-dependent dihydropyrimidine dehydrogenase subunit PreA, producing the protein MADLRINLAGIQSPNPFWLASAPPTNTGYQVQRAFEAGWGGAVWKTLGDPIINTSARFAAVNFNGQRVAGFNNIELITDRPLEVNLKEIAETKKRFPDRAVIASLMVEPKQHKWHEIVKRVEDVGVDGLELNFGCPHGMAERGMGAASGQQPDLVEAQTYWVKEVARTPVIVKLTPNITDITVVARHAVKGGADAVSMINTINSLAGVDIHTWNTIPHVGGKGAHGGYCGPAVKPIALNMVAECARNPEVGVPISGIGGISTWQDVVEFMLMGATGIQVCTAAMHHGFRIVEDMIDGLTHYLDEKGLLSVTELIGQSVQRYSNWGDLNLNYKVVARINPDHCINCNKCHIACEDTSHQCIDMLTNEEGRDILQVREEDCVGCNLCSIVCPAEGAIEMVEVDSGLAPMTWNERQREIARMNGSYSEAEVV; encoded by the coding sequence ATGGCGGATTTGAGAATCAATCTGGCGGGCATTCAGTCGCCGAACCCGTTCTGGCTGGCTTCGGCGCCGCCGACCAATACCGGTTATCAGGTTCAGCGGGCTTTTGAGGCAGGCTGGGGAGGAGCGGTATGGAAGACGCTGGGCGATCCGATTATCAATACATCGGCCCGGTTCGCGGCGGTTAATTTCAACGGACAACGTGTTGCCGGCTTCAACAACATCGAGCTTATCACCGACCGACCGCTGGAGGTGAATCTGAAGGAGATTGCCGAGACGAAGAAACGGTTCCCGGACCGCGCCGTTATCGCTTCGCTGATGGTCGAGCCGAAGCAGCATAAATGGCATGAAATCGTCAAAAGAGTCGAGGATGTCGGCGTAGACGGGCTGGAGCTCAACTTCGGCTGTCCGCATGGAATGGCCGAACGCGGGATGGGCGCAGCTTCCGGCCAGCAGCCCGACCTCGTTGAAGCCCAAACTTATTGGGTTAAGGAAGTGGCGCGGACGCCGGTGATCGTCAAGCTGACGCCGAACATTACCGACATTACCGTCGTTGCCCGCCACGCCGTTAAAGGCGGGGCGGATGCCGTAAGTATGATTAATACCATAAATAGTTTAGCCGGTGTAGATATCCATACATGGAATACGATTCCGCATGTGGGGGGCAAAGGCGCGCATGGCGGTTACTGCGGACCTGCCGTAAAGCCGATTGCGCTTAACATGGTAGCCGAATGTGCCCGGAACCCGGAGGTGGGGGTACCGATTTCCGGCATCGGCGGCATTTCAACCTGGCAGGATGTCGTCGAATTTATGCTGATGGGCGCTACCGGCATCCAGGTTTGTACGGCAGCGATGCACCATGGCTTCCGGATCGTCGAGGATATGATCGACGGTTTGACTCATTATTTGGATGAGAAGGGCTTGCTGTCTGTGACGGAGCTGATCGGCCAATCCGTGCAGCGTTATTCGAACTGGGGCGATCTTAACCTGAATTATAAAGTGGTTGCCAGGATCAATCCCGACCACTGCATCAACTGCAACAAATGCCATATCGCCTGCGAGGATACTTCCCATCAATGTATCGATATGCTGACGAATGAAGAGGGAAGAGATATCCTGCAGGTGCGGGAAGAGGATTGTGTCGGCTGCAATTTATGTTCCATTGTTTGTCCGGCTGAAGGAGCCATCGAGATGGTAGAGGTGGACAGCGGTCTTGCGCCGATGACCTGGAATGAACGGCAGCGGGAAATTGCCCGCATGAATGGTTCTTATTCTGAAGCGGAGGTGGTTTGA